A single Aggregatilinea lenta DNA region contains:
- a CDS encoding FRG domain-containing protein, which produces MVQFVEYPFDAAKDFLNALRLSNPEWGTSPSGSPDCGWQRDWIFRGQGTAAPLKPSAWRQPDIEKTRLLAQVKTTIRDTVLAEARNKLPRPTAERITLRPLTEEEQQLFVERNTTVVLQAYAEVSLVNEFTDLADELGFKIDPLPIWTHEIGSFVSRYIAESFPETWDEQGHSAVYVHPEERQSAFWRHPAVALAQHHGIPTRLLDWTRNPVTASFFAAKDIGIPDPGADDCLVVYALHKTMLTQHIKLVEVPASENDFLRAQAGLFTFDAKGDALFVKHGDYPSLEESVSYLDPPTNIVQPQKLMLPITQAPELLRLLWLERVTRAHLMPTLDHVAQAVMTKVRLSGNAAGLDFKGC; this is translated from the coding sequence ATGGTCCAGTTTGTTGAATACCCCTTTGACGCTGCCAAAGACTTCTTGAACGCCTTGCGCCTCAGCAACCCGGAATGGGGCACGTCGCCATCCGGCTCGCCGGATTGCGGTTGGCAGCGCGACTGGATCTTTCGCGGGCAGGGCACGGCAGCGCCGCTCAAGCCGAGCGCGTGGCGGCAGCCGGACATCGAAAAAACCAGGCTGCTGGCGCAGGTCAAGACGACGATCAGGGATACTGTCCTTGCGGAGGCACGGAATAAGCTCCCCCGCCCCACAGCAGAACGCATCACCCTTAGACCGCTGACCGAAGAAGAACAACAGCTTTTTGTTGAGCGGAATACGACCGTCGTGCTTCAGGCTTATGCTGAAGTCTCCCTGGTCAACGAATTCACGGATCTCGCCGACGAATTGGGATTTAAGATCGATCCGCTGCCGATCTGGACGCATGAGATCGGTTCGTTCGTCTCGCGTTACATTGCGGAAAGCTTTCCTGAAACGTGGGATGAACAGGGACACTCTGCGGTTTATGTCCATCCCGAAGAACGTCAGTCCGCGTTCTGGCGGCATCCGGCAGTGGCGCTGGCACAGCATCACGGCATCCCGACGCGGCTGCTCGACTGGACGCGCAACCCGGTCACGGCGTCATTCTTCGCGGCGAAAGACATCGGCATTCCCGATCCCGGCGCGGACGACTGCCTGGTCGTCTACGCGCTGCACAAGACGATGCTGACGCAGCACATCAAGCTGGTGGAAGTACCTGCCAGCGAAAACGACTTCTTGCGCGCGCAGGCCGGGCTGTTCACGTTCGACGCCAAAGGCGATGCGCTGTTCGTGAAGCATGGGGATTATCCGAGCCTGGAAGAATCGGTCAGCTACCTCGATCCGCCGACGAATATCGTCCAGCCCCAAAAGCTGATGCTGCCCATCACGCAGGCGCCGGAACTGCTGCGGCTGCTGTGGCTGGAGCGTGTCACGCGCGCCCACCTGATGCCGACGCTCGACCACGTGGCGCAGGCGGTCATGACCAAAGTGCGGCTGTCGGGCAACGCGGCAGGGCTGGATTTCAAAGGATGCTGA
- a CDS encoding NAD(+)/NADH kinase, with protein MQQPFRRIGILAHPLRQGTAPIAQDIARWLEAHGIETWMRTAWDASRAQPLVENTDLVIAIGGDGAMLRAARVCAPEHVPVLGVNTGHLGFLTEISPEDWQTALETLLRGEYWLENRMMLRCEVRQRGMELAHGDALNDVVISRGAIARSVRLETYIDGGWATTYHGDGLIVASPTGSTAYGLAVGGPILPPELKNILVVPIAPHLSMDRPMVLAQGSTIEVVVDPQSLTEVVLTIDGELIASLESGDQVIVRASESVGQFVRLRERNYFYRSLLDRLEPRVPARPPTPAASIDK; from the coding sequence CAGCAGCCATTCCGGCGAATTGGCATACTTGCACACCCGCTCCGCCAGGGCACGGCTCCCATCGCGCAGGATATCGCGCGCTGGCTGGAAGCGCACGGCATCGAGACGTGGATGCGCACCGCCTGGGACGCCAGCCGGGCGCAGCCGCTGGTCGAAAACACGGATCTGGTCATCGCGATTGGCGGCGACGGCGCGATGCTGCGCGCGGCGCGAGTCTGTGCGCCGGAGCACGTGCCGGTGCTGGGCGTCAATACCGGGCACCTCGGCTTTCTGACCGAGATCAGCCCGGAAGACTGGCAAACTGCGCTCGAAACGCTGCTGCGCGGTGAATACTGGCTGGAAAATCGCATGATGCTGCGCTGTGAAGTGCGGCAGCGCGGCATGGAATTGGCGCACGGTGACGCCCTGAACGACGTGGTGATCAGTCGCGGCGCGATTGCGCGCTCGGTGCGGCTGGAAACGTACATCGACGGCGGCTGGGCGACCACGTATCACGGCGATGGCCTGATCGTCGCCAGCCCGACCGGCTCGACGGCCTACGGGCTGGCCGTCGGCGGCCCCATTTTGCCCCCGGAGTTGAAGAACATCCTGGTGGTGCCGATTGCGCCGCATCTGAGCATGGATCGCCCGATGGTGCTGGCGCAAGGCTCGACGATTGAGGTCGTGGTTGATCCGCAGTCGCTGACCGAGGTCGTGCTGACCATCGACGGCGAGCTGATCGCCAGCCTGGAATCGGGCGATCAGGTGATCGTGCGCGCCAGCGAAAGCGTGGGCCAGTTCGTGCGCCTGCGCGAGCGTAACTACTTCTACCGCTCGCTGCTGGACCGGCTGGAGCCGCGCGTCCCGGCGCGACCGCCCACCCCCGCGGCCAGCATCGACAAGTGA